The following are from one region of the Etheostoma spectabile isolate EspeVRDwgs_2016 chromosome 2, UIUC_Espe_1.0, whole genome shotgun sequence genome:
- the ppp1r35 gene encoding LOW QUALITY PROTEIN: protein phosphatase 1 regulatory subunit 35 (The sequence of the model RefSeq protein was modified relative to this genomic sequence to represent the inferred CDS: inserted 1 base in 1 codon; substituted 1 base at 1 genomic stop codon), with the protein MTSCSLLSPPPSPPPAPPPLLLPLIASELDXSAPSPPPQTPPTPDPRPLKDQXQSGPAPRARGKKGNRQVGFEELVVVTATPGQSTSTPPQQPIKGQRRSRACRLAPRQWAERPAAVANPGPGCMERPELNTTLALKAKLLSLQGAEFNSQKAVQETLRISERTKNLINTRATEEVNVSRSQLLFTSLVSVDVQKDQLISQLLQPRLPPHSPPCRGNQAADGPSLLLFMTSDLLRQKPLPLEEEPVNYKPHPSPRPAHSTFDLYKRGRGLEVTP; encoded by the exons ATGACTTCctgctccctcctctctcctcccccttctcccccccctgcccccccccccctcctcctcccattGATCGCGTCCGAGCTCG CGTCAGCaccgagcccccccccccaaactccCCCCACCCCGGACCCCCGCCCACTAAAAGACCAGTAGCAAAGTGGCCCCGCCCCAAGGGcgagggggaaaaaggggaacCGCcag GTGGGTTTTGAAGAGCTTGTGGTTGTCACGGCAACACCGGGGCAGAGCACATCCACCCCGCCTCAGCAGCCAATCAAAGGTCAGAGGAGGAGCCGAGCATGTCGCCTTG CCCCCAGACAGTGGGCGGAGCGTCCTGCTGCAGTAGCCAATCCTGGCCCAGGATGCATGGAGAGGCCGGAGCTCAACACCACTCTGGCTCTGAAGGCGAAGCTTCTGTCCCTGCAG GGGGCGGAGTTTAACTCCCAGAAGGCCGTTCAGGAGACTCTACGGATATCTGAGAGGACCAAAAACCTGATCAACACCAGAGCTACTGAAG aaGTGAACGTCTCTAGGTCTCAGCTTCTCTTCACCTCATTGGTCAGTGTGGATGTGCAGAAGGATCAGCTGATCAGCCAGCTGCTGCAGCCTCGGCTCCCCCCACACTCCCCCCCTTGCCGTGGCAACCAGGCAGCAGATGgcccctcccttctcctcttCATGACCTCTGATCTCCTCAGACAGAAGCCCCTCCCACTGGAGGAGGAGCCTGTCAACTACAAGCCCCACCCCTCACCACGCCCTGCCCACTCAACCTTTGACCTCTACAAACGAGGGAGGGGTTTAGAGGTTACGCCCTGA